From a region of the Toxotes jaculatrix isolate fToxJac2 chromosome 7, fToxJac2.pri, whole genome shotgun sequence genome:
- the tti2 gene encoding TELO2-interacting protein 2 isoform X2 yields the protein MELSSLLHDLHLSSPDEPLPSASLPPITKLLPRLEEKLIGASSDSETSSLIGSVERLFQTADPDWLFSPASANEEDGRAELQLAYASLISALIGCAALPLCDDDCSSLSAAAYQSVPSRAVPVCSALTALLGALGNWERTGLLLTVAPPVCVFAVTHFQDQVWTSSSSRAAAQSLQEALLRAGGWRDPAHLLMGDSSEREEGEGGKNRGTLGGVLDVLQPQLTKDSWQRCEAVKLVFVWLLLQVSRPSLSPHLPRVLPPSLLLTDHYRPENCMLGVRCLHHIILNTPAADLRQFNRAEVLYQALIKHLYTTEAAVIQLALSCLLDLLLVLEKPPSSLGPSSTRRKPCRHDDVLRLVLTHMEAEHKLALRRVYASALPLYVDRMGVALCRHLRRVEKVVLGYLEVRDPPEETNTLKILEVLQKTMRAAWPRMECRTSVLLRCLLRLLVDVSSDSQLSDSVKQQLMSQSTVCIKLLDGCSQGNLQPLLRQVDSSCCSPEVLGCLVTTTMTTES from the exons ATGGAGCTTTCATCTTTACTTCATGATCTTCATCTCTCCTCGCCAGACGAGCCCCTCCCCtcagcctctctccctccaaTCACGAAGCTCCTGCCTCGGCTGGAGGAGAAGCTGATTGGTGCATCCTCGGACTCTGAAACGAGCTCCCTCATTGGTAGCGTGGAGAGGCTCTTTCAAACAGCAGATCCTGATTGGCTGTTCTCCCCGGCCTCAGCCAATGAGGAGGACGGTCGGGCAGAGCTTCAGTTGGCATACGCGTCTCTGATCagcgctctgattggctgtgcaGCTCTGCCGCTTTGTGATGACGACTGCAGCTCTCTGAGCGCGGCAGCCTATCAGAGCGTCCCGAGCCGAGCCGTCCCAGTGTGCTCGGCCCTCACAGCGCTGCTGGGAGCTCTGGGAAACTGGGAGAGGACAGGTCTGCTGCTGACTGTGgctccacctgtgtgtgtgttcgctgTAACACATTTCCAG GATCAGGTGTggacctcttcctcctccagagcAGCGGCACAGAGCCTGCAGGAGGCGCTGCTGAGGGCGGGGGGCTGGAGAGACCCCGCCCACCTCCTGATGGGGGACAgcagtgagagggaggagggggaaggaggcAAGAACCGAGGAACTCTGGGAGGAGTCCTGGATGTCCTTCAGCCTCAGCTCACCAA ggaCTCGTGGCAGCGCTGTGAAGCAGTGaagctggtgtttgtgtggctcCTCCTGCAG GTCTCtcgcccctctctctctcctcacctgccTCGcgtcctccccccctccctccttctcactGACCACTACAGACCAGAGAACTGCATGCTGGGAGTTCGCTGTCTGCACCATATCATACTCAACACG cctgCTGCTGATCTCCGTCAGTTCAACAGAGCAGAAGTTCTTTATCAAGCGTTAATCAAACACCTGTACACCACAGAGGCTGCTGTcatacag ctgGCCCTGTCCTGTCTGTTGGACCTGCTGTTGGTTTTGGAGAAGCCCCCCTCCTCGCTTGGCCCCTCCTCCACCCGCAGGAAGCCCTGTCGCCATGACGACGTTCTGCGTCTGGTCCTAACCCACATGGAGGCGGAGCACAAGTTGGCGCTGCGACGCGTCTACGCCTCCGCCCTGCCGCTGTATGTAGACAG gaTGGGTGTGGCTTTGTGCAGACACCTGCGGCGGGTGGAGAAGGTGGTGCTGGGATACCTGGAGGTCAGAGATCCACctgaagagacaaacacactgaagatCCTGGAGGTGCTGCAGAAAACAATGAGAGCAGCCTGGCCACG GATGGAGTGTCGCACCAGCGTGTTGCTGCGTTGCTTGTTGCGGTTGCTGGTTGACGTTTCTTCAGACTCTCAGCTCAGTGATTcggtcaaacagcagctgatgagTCAAAGCACAGTCTGTATCAAGCTGCTGGACGGCTGCTCACAGGGAAACCTACAG cctctCCTCCGGCAGGTCGACAGCAGCTGTTGCAGCCCTGAGGTGCTTGGTTGCCTAGTGACAACAACTATGACAACAGAGAGTTGA
- the tti2 gene encoding TELO2-interacting protein 2 isoform X1, whose protein sequence is MELSSLLHDLHLSSPDEPLPSASLPPITKLLPRLEEKLIGASSDSETSSLIGSVERLFQTADPDWLFSPASANEEDGRAELQLAYASLISALIGCAALPLCDDDCSSLSAAAYQSVPSRAVPVCSALTALLGALGNWERTGLLLTVAPPVCVFAVTHFQDQVWTSSSSRAAAQSLQEALLRAGGWRDPAHLLMGDSSEREEGEGGKNRGTLGGVLDVLQPQLTKDSWQRCEAVKLVFVWLLLQVSRPSLSPHLPRVLPPSLLLTDHYRPENCMLGVRCLHHIILNTPAADLRQFNRAEVLYQALIKHLYTTEAAVIQNSEVCVCPQLALSCLLDLLLVLEKPPSSLGPSSTRRKPCRHDDVLRLVLTHMEAEHKLALRRVYASALPLYVDRMGVALCRHLRRVEKVVLGYLEVRDPPEETNTLKILEVLQKTMRAAWPRMECRTSVLLRCLLRLLVDVSSDSQLSDSVKQQLMSQSTVCIKLLDGCSQGNLQPLLRQVDSSCCSPEVLGCLVTTTMTTES, encoded by the exons ATGGAGCTTTCATCTTTACTTCATGATCTTCATCTCTCCTCGCCAGACGAGCCCCTCCCCtcagcctctctccctccaaTCACGAAGCTCCTGCCTCGGCTGGAGGAGAAGCTGATTGGTGCATCCTCGGACTCTGAAACGAGCTCCCTCATTGGTAGCGTGGAGAGGCTCTTTCAAACAGCAGATCCTGATTGGCTGTTCTCCCCGGCCTCAGCCAATGAGGAGGACGGTCGGGCAGAGCTTCAGTTGGCATACGCGTCTCTGATCagcgctctgattggctgtgcaGCTCTGCCGCTTTGTGATGACGACTGCAGCTCTCTGAGCGCGGCAGCCTATCAGAGCGTCCCGAGCCGAGCCGTCCCAGTGTGCTCGGCCCTCACAGCGCTGCTGGGAGCTCTGGGAAACTGGGAGAGGACAGGTCTGCTGCTGACTGTGgctccacctgtgtgtgtgttcgctgTAACACATTTCCAG GATCAGGTGTggacctcttcctcctccagagcAGCGGCACAGAGCCTGCAGGAGGCGCTGCTGAGGGCGGGGGGCTGGAGAGACCCCGCCCACCTCCTGATGGGGGACAgcagtgagagggaggagggggaaggaggcAAGAACCGAGGAACTCTGGGAGGAGTCCTGGATGTCCTTCAGCCTCAGCTCACCAA ggaCTCGTGGCAGCGCTGTGAAGCAGTGaagctggtgtttgtgtggctcCTCCTGCAG GTCTCtcgcccctctctctctcctcacctgccTCGcgtcctccccccctccctccttctcactGACCACTACAGACCAGAGAACTGCATGCTGGGAGTTCGCTGTCTGCACCATATCATACTCAACACG cctgCTGCTGATCTCCGTCAGTTCAACAGAGCAGAAGTTCTTTATCAAGCGTTAATCAAACACCTGTACACCACAGAGGCTGCTGTcatacag AattcagaggtgtgtgtgtgtccacagctgGCCCTGTCCTGTCTGTTGGACCTGCTGTTGGTTTTGGAGAAGCCCCCCTCCTCGCTTGGCCCCTCCTCCACCCGCAGGAAGCCCTGTCGCCATGACGACGTTCTGCGTCTGGTCCTAACCCACATGGAGGCGGAGCACAAGTTGGCGCTGCGACGCGTCTACGCCTCCGCCCTGCCGCTGTATGTAGACAG gaTGGGTGTGGCTTTGTGCAGACACCTGCGGCGGGTGGAGAAGGTGGTGCTGGGATACCTGGAGGTCAGAGATCCACctgaagagacaaacacactgaagatCCTGGAGGTGCTGCAGAAAACAATGAGAGCAGCCTGGCCACG GATGGAGTGTCGCACCAGCGTGTTGCTGCGTTGCTTGTTGCGGTTGCTGGTTGACGTTTCTTCAGACTCTCAGCTCAGTGATTcggtcaaacagcagctgatgagTCAAAGCACAGTCTGTATCAAGCTGCTGGACGGCTGCTCACAGGGAAACCTACAG cctctCCTCCGGCAGGTCGACAGCAGCTGTTGCAGCCCTGAGGTGCTTGGTTGCCTAGTGACAACAACTATGACAACAGAGAGTTGA